One Novipirellula galeiformis DNA segment encodes these proteins:
- a CDS encoding metallophosphoesterase family protein — protein sequence MKIWFISDTHNEHLGLQVPDVDLVIHCGDESTHGNASMNKPQARRFFDWYSGLNIETKVFVPGNHSTAVEQGLIRADDYPAVRFLIHDSMQWNGLKLFGSPYTPRFHDWAYMKKRTQLDLVWQSVPGDVDILITHGPPKGVLDLAHDSESKALVQVGCTALRRQVEERIKPKIHAFGHLHDEKCISNYGIYTRGATQFINCSCCNLAAKLKNHGFVVDV from the coding sequence ATGAAGATTTGGTTCATTTCGGACACTCACAACGAGCATCTTGGACTGCAGGTTCCCGATGTGGACTTGGTGATCCATTGTGGCGATGAGTCGACGCATGGAAATGCTTCGATGAACAAACCGCAGGCAAGACGGTTCTTTGACTGGTACTCGGGTTTGAATATTGAAACCAAGGTGTTCGTACCGGGGAATCATTCGACGGCGGTTGAACAGGGACTGATCCGCGCCGACGACTATCCTGCCGTTCGGTTCTTGATTCATGATTCGATGCAGTGGAACGGGCTCAAGTTGTTCGGTTCGCCCTACACGCCTCGTTTTCACGATTGGGCGTACATGAAGAAGCGAACGCAGCTCGATCTCGTTTGGCAATCGGTGCCGGGGGATGTGGACATTCTGATCACGCATGGTCCGCCTAAAGGAGTGTTGGATCTGGCGCATGACAGCGAGTCGAAGGCACTCGTCCAAGTTGGATGTACGGCCTTGCGCCGACAGGTCGAAGAACGGATCAAGCCGAAGATCCACGCCTTCGGGCATTTGCACGACGAGAAGTGCATTAGCAACTACGGCATATACACTCGCGGTGCGACGCAGTTCATCAACTGCTCGTGCTGCAACCTCGCCGCGAAGTTGAAGAACCACGGATTTGTCGTGGACGTGTAG